One genomic window of Quercus robur chromosome 6, dhQueRobu3.1, whole genome shotgun sequence includes the following:
- the LOC126689992 gene encoding uncharacterized protein LOC126689992: MAESLSSTSETNPQKGLTESDMAAAQKLMQLSDEDSNNDEKNCNKRDSDDEEGDDQSQSRSEITSALIEEIFGKEDEEVYRPKKRRYRSLVSIYTATKPVNARFQKKARSYNNPNGVLD, translated from the coding sequence ATGGCTGAATCATTATCTTCTACAAGTGAAACCAATCCCCAGAAGGGTCTAACTGAGTCGGACATGGCCGCGGCTCAGAAACTCATGCAACTTAGCGACGAAGATAGCAACAACGATGAAAAAAACTGCAACAAGAGGGACTCAGATgatgaagagggtgatgatcaGAGTCAGAGTCGAAGTGAAATAACCTCGGCTTTGATCGAAGAGATTTTCGGGAAAGAAGACGAAGAGGTGTATCGTCCGAAGAAGAGGAGGTATCGGTCTCTTGTTAGTATTTACACCGCCACGAAACCAGTGAATGCTAGATTTCAAAAGAAGGCGAGATCTTACAATAACCCTAATGGGGTTTTAGATTAG